The Nesterenkonia xinjiangensis genome contains a region encoding:
- a CDS encoding NADP-dependent oxidoreductase, which translates to MNATMRAAAIDAFGPPERLQVRELPRPVMADDDVLVRVRAAGVQLTDAAVRAGWTPPGAVIRLPQILGNEFSGTVEEVGEGVTRFRPGDEVLGFRLLGCYAEYVAVPESQVVMKPRTVGWHAAGALSASGQTAHTAFEDLAVERGDVVLVHGAAGGVGTVFTQLAVQAGATVVGTASQENHDYLRSLGAIPVAYGPGQRDRIRSHLPRADAAFDAAGHQNLRDAVHFVADRQRIATIVDMPLAQELGCRIVRSRRSARRLADLVDRLDRGVLRIHVRRRYPLDAVADAHRDVESGHGRGKVLLDISEEA; encoded by the coding sequence ATGAACGCGACCATGCGAGCCGCAGCCATCGACGCCTTCGGACCGCCCGAAAGGCTGCAGGTGCGTGAGCTCCCTCGCCCGGTCATGGCTGATGACGACGTGCTGGTGCGCGTACGCGCCGCCGGAGTGCAGCTGACCGATGCCGCCGTCCGCGCCGGGTGGACACCACCTGGCGCCGTGATCCGCCTGCCCCAGATCCTCGGGAACGAATTCTCCGGGACAGTCGAAGAGGTCGGCGAGGGTGTGACGAGGTTCCGACCTGGTGACGAGGTGCTGGGATTCAGGCTCCTGGGCTGCTACGCGGAATATGTGGCGGTCCCAGAGTCGCAGGTGGTCATGAAGCCCCGCACGGTGGGCTGGCACGCCGCAGGTGCGCTCTCGGCGTCCGGTCAGACCGCACACACCGCCTTCGAAGACCTCGCAGTGGAAAGAGGAGACGTGGTTCTCGTGCATGGTGCCGCAGGTGGAGTCGGCACGGTCTTCACCCAGCTGGCCGTGCAGGCTGGGGCGACCGTCGTCGGGACCGCGAGCCAGGAGAACCACGACTATCTCAGATCCCTGGGCGCCATTCCGGTGGCCTACGGGCCGGGACAGAGGGACAGGATCCGCTCCCACCTGCCCCGAGCGGACGCCGCCTTCGATGCCGCCGGACATCAGAACCTGCGCGACGCCGTGCACTTCGTCGCGGATCGCCAGCGGATCGCCACTATCGTCGACATGCCGCTCGCACAGGAGCTGGGTTGCCGCATCGTGAGAAGCCGCCGCTCCGCGCGTCGGCTGGCTGACCTCGTCGACCGGCTGGACAGGGGTGTGCTACGCATCCACGTCCGTCGCAGGTACCCGCTCGATGCTGTCGCGGACGCCCACAGGGATGTCGAGTCCGGGCACGGACGCGGCAAGGTCCTCCTCGACATCAGTGAGGAGGCGTGA
- a CDS encoding DsbA family protein: MIEIDVWMDVRCPWCWIGLRRLERARAMVSEPFRVHRRSFLLEPQGPASPGRPTSEVATAQWGMSPVQWGAKSRLIRSAGLQEGLRLDVDGALMFDSAALHRLLKLAAEELHEDTGALWESAFAAQFVHLEDLGDPKVLRALASQWGLDEAAARSALAEGRYADEVARDIEEARRVSVTSIPTLNASDGRRLSGSASVQTMARLLGPGGWDR, translated from the coding sequence GTGATCGAGATCGATGTGTGGATGGACGTGCGGTGCCCGTGGTGCTGGATCGGGCTGCGCCGTCTGGAGCGGGCCCGAGCCATGGTTTCTGAACCGTTCCGCGTGCATCGCCGGAGCTTCCTCCTGGAGCCCCAGGGACCAGCGAGCCCCGGCCGGCCCACCTCTGAGGTCGCGACGGCCCAGTGGGGCATGAGTCCCGTGCAATGGGGTGCGAAGAGTCGTCTCATCCGCTCTGCAGGCCTCCAGGAGGGCCTTCGCCTAGATGTCGACGGGGCCCTGATGTTCGACTCGGCTGCTCTGCATCGGCTGCTCAAGCTCGCCGCCGAGGAGTTACATGAGGACACCGGAGCCCTGTGGGAGTCCGCATTCGCTGCGCAGTTCGTGCATCTCGAGGATCTGGGCGATCCGAAGGTGCTGCGGGCGTTGGCGTCCCAGTGGGGCCTGGATGAGGCTGCGGCACGGAGCGCGCTGGCAGAGGGTCGCTACGCCGACGAGGTGGCCCGCGACATCGAGGAGGCCCGACGCGTCTCCGTCACATCCATTCCGACGCTGAACGCCTCCGACGGTCGGCGCCTCTCGGGGAGCGCCTCAGTGCAGACGATGGCTCGTCTCCTCGGCCCCGGCGGGTGGGACCGATGA
- a CDS encoding sodium/proline symporter has protein sequence MSGNTEAPTVLAFTLYFVVVLIIGVWAYRKNSEMSDFAIGGRRLGTFVTAVSAKASDSSQWVFLGLPGAFYVSGMSNIWMILGLTLGFYLSWRLLAARLRDYSARCYDWRRGQGTESVTVPGFFANRFHSELLRSVSALIVIIFYVIYLGSAFLATGMIFNQVFGVSTTVGVIVGALVVMVYSSLGGFLASSYTDVLQGCLMFGSLAIISVAAVVHAGGPGAIVEAVQAENPSIGSAFAEVSLVDGEWLTESSFTVVAAVSGLAWAFGYFGLPHILARFMGMRSSKSAKNGARLGVFLSLTLLGFAAIIGFSAIAIFGGDLDGPENAYMELVSGLLPTWIAGVFLAGVVAAVMSTADSQLVVASTTLTEDFYRAFINKEASDRSLVWLSRAAVGLSTVIGVAIALQGGTILDLVGYAWAGFGAAFGPVLLAALYSRRTTWFGALCGMVGGGLTVVVYRQIDTIGLYELVPGFLVGVLALWLGNTLGPRPGDAMQRSFDQLSQNSPVTIGSSPSATTTSS, from the coding sequence ATGTCTGGGAACACTGAAGCACCCACAGTGCTGGCCTTCACCCTCTATTTCGTGGTCGTCCTGATCATCGGCGTATGGGCGTACCGCAAGAACTCCGAGATGAGTGACTTCGCCATCGGGGGACGCAGACTGGGCACCTTCGTCACGGCCGTCAGCGCCAAGGCGAGCGACTCCAGCCAATGGGTCTTCCTCGGGCTGCCCGGAGCGTTCTATGTCAGCGGGATGAGCAACATCTGGATGATCCTGGGGCTCACGCTGGGCTTCTACCTGAGCTGGCGGCTGCTGGCCGCCCGCCTGCGTGACTACTCCGCTCGCTGCTATGACTGGCGCCGGGGCCAAGGGACCGAGTCGGTCACAGTACCCGGATTCTTCGCCAACCGATTCCACAGTGAGCTTCTACGATCCGTCTCTGCGCTGATCGTGATTATCTTCTACGTGATCTACCTCGGCTCCGCCTTCCTGGCGACCGGGATGATCTTCAACCAGGTCTTCGGTGTCTCCACCACGGTCGGTGTCATCGTCGGTGCGCTCGTCGTCATGGTCTACTCCTCGCTCGGCGGCTTCCTGGCCAGCAGCTACACCGACGTCCTCCAGGGCTGCCTGATGTTCGGCAGCCTGGCCATCATCTCTGTGGCCGCGGTCGTCCATGCCGGCGGTCCCGGCGCGATCGTCGAAGCTGTCCAGGCAGAGAACCCGAGCATCGGCTCGGCCTTCGCCGAGGTCAGCCTCGTCGACGGTGAGTGGCTGACGGAATCGTCATTCACGGTGGTCGCGGCGGTGTCCGGCCTGGCGTGGGCCTTCGGCTACTTCGGCCTCCCCCACATCCTGGCTCGCTTCATGGGCATGCGGTCGAGCAAATCCGCCAAGAACGGCGCCCGGCTCGGGGTCTTCCTGTCCCTGACCCTGCTGGGCTTCGCCGCCATCATCGGGTTCTCAGCCATCGCCATCTTCGGGGGAGACCTCGACGGTCCGGAGAACGCCTACATGGAGCTGGTCTCCGGACTGCTGCCCACGTGGATCGCCGGAGTCTTCCTGGCAGGCGTGGTCGCCGCAGTGATGAGCACGGCCGACTCGCAGCTGGTGGTCGCCTCCACCACGCTCACCGAAGACTTCTACCGGGCGTTCATCAACAAAGAGGCGTCCGACAGGTCCCTGGTGTGGCTGAGTCGGGCTGCCGTGGGGCTCAGCACGGTGATCGGCGTGGCCATCGCTCTCCAGGGCGGGACGATCCTGGATCTTGTCGGCTACGCCTGGGCCGGGTTCGGTGCGGCCTTCGGGCCCGTCCTGCTCGCCGCGCTGTACTCACGCCGGACCACCTGGTTCGGAGCCCTGTGCGGCATGGTCGGCGGTGGCCTGACCGTGGTCGTCTACCGCCAGATCGACACCATCGGCCTCTATGAGCTGGTGCCTGGTTTCCTCGTCGGCGTCCTGGCCCTGTGGCTGGGCAACACGCTGGGGCCCAGGCCCGGCGACGCCATGCAGCGCAGCTTCGACCAGCTCAGCCAGAACTCCCCGGTCACGATCGGCTCCTCCCCCAGCGCGACGACGACGTCGAGCTGA
- a CDS encoding class I adenylate-forming enzyme family protein: protein MHQTVDAQRFVHGPAIPEQLRRRAATDPDQVYAVEGEKIITLAELDLLVDSITELLETLEVDPGSRVGVGLSTTVQHAATILALFRRGALWVPVNPQLKGLTLAHQMDDAQVTHMVLEADSDFARRVAETASIARDLDLGGGAVLWQLPREDPPELLPDAELLMYTSGTTGPPKGVKVSATMLRACVLGTMHVTEVRRGDVLYLWEPLFHIGGAQTMLLPLYAEVHLVFAPRFSASRFWSDVTHHGVTHVHYLGGVLQILLQLPVSAEEQHHGVRVAWGAGAAPALWQAAQERFGFALHECYGSTETSSIVTVNKNAPAGGVGIPLPWFEVDLLSSSANGGGQGEVTVRSRIPGLITSGYLNRPEATSRSCTADGWFVTGDLGHLDDRGQLHFDGRTSDAVRIRGENVSTWQVENVFSQHPGVDRCAVIGVEAEIGEQEMLLFLEPADVAACDPREVLDWGAQHLARFQLPRYVRVIDQMPLTPSQRVSKHQLPRGLEDALEP, encoded by the coding sequence ATGCACCAGACGGTGGACGCCCAGCGATTCGTCCATGGGCCCGCGATCCCCGAGCAGCTGCGCCGTCGCGCCGCCACCGACCCCGACCAGGTCTACGCCGTAGAGGGCGAGAAGATCATCACCTTGGCCGAGCTGGACCTCCTCGTGGACAGCATCACCGAGCTGCTGGAGACGCTCGAGGTGGATCCAGGATCCCGGGTGGGGGTGGGACTGTCGACGACGGTCCAGCACGCGGCGACCATCCTGGCGCTGTTCCGACGCGGTGCCCTGTGGGTGCCGGTCAATCCGCAGCTGAAGGGCTTGACCCTCGCCCACCAGATGGACGATGCCCAGGTCACCCACATGGTGCTGGAGGCAGACAGCGACTTCGCCCGCCGTGTGGCCGAGACGGCGTCGATCGCCAGGGATCTCGACTTGGGCGGTGGTGCCGTCCTGTGGCAGCTGCCTCGTGAGGATCCTCCTGAGCTGCTGCCCGACGCGGAGCTGCTGATGTACACCTCGGGCACCACGGGCCCGCCCAAGGGGGTCAAGGTCAGCGCGACCATGCTGCGGGCGTGCGTCCTGGGAACCATGCACGTCACGGAGGTCCGCCGCGGTGATGTGCTGTACCTCTGGGAGCCCCTGTTCCATATCGGCGGGGCGCAGACCATGCTGCTTCCGCTCTACGCCGAGGTCCACCTGGTGTTCGCGCCGCGGTTCAGCGCCTCACGGTTCTGGTCAGACGTGACGCACCATGGCGTGACCCATGTGCACTACCTGGGCGGAGTGCTCCAGATTCTGCTGCAGCTCCCCGTCTCTGCGGAGGAGCAGCACCATGGCGTGCGTGTCGCCTGGGGGGCGGGTGCCGCGCCAGCGCTGTGGCAGGCGGCACAGGAACGCTTCGGGTTCGCCCTGCACGAGTGCTACGGCAGCACCGAGACGTCCAGCATCGTCACCGTCAACAAGAACGCGCCGGCAGGAGGGGTGGGGATTCCCCTGCCGTGGTTCGAGGTGGACCTGCTCTCCTCCTCCGCGAACGGCGGCGGTCAGGGCGAGGTCACGGTCCGGAGCCGCATCCCCGGTCTCATCACCAGCGGGTACCTGAACCGTCCCGAGGCGACGTCGAGATCCTGCACCGCCGACGGTTGGTTCGTCACCGGAGACCTGGGACATCTCGATGACCGAGGGCAGCTGCATTTCGACGGGCGAACCAGCGACGCCGTGCGCATCCGTGGAGAAAACGTCTCCACCTGGCAGGTGGAGAACGTCTTCTCGCAGCACCCTGGGGTGGACCGATGTGCCGTCATCGGTGTGGAAGCCGAGATCGGTGAGCAGGAGATGCTGCTGTTCCTCGAACCCGCCGACGTCGCGGCCTGCGATCCTCGTGAGGTGCTCGACTGGGGCGCCCAACATCTGGCCAGATTCCAGCTGCCCCGCTACGTGCGAGTGATCGACCAGATGCCGCTCACACCGAGCCAGAGAGTCTCCAAGCATCAGCTGCCTCGAGGGCTCGAAGACGCCCTGGAGCCCTGA
- a CDS encoding CPBP family intramembrane glutamic endopeptidase produces the protein MSDSAQVSKRESPRLPLAARLALAVLGCLVIWVAVTQLTGLWWGQESLGRHVSNAVGVTLLAVPMVLILCRQVDRRPLSSLGLSGGGGALKDMLRGALTWVLPAGIGLAAVVLLGWMEIRVEATPGELVGAVLLLVLLVFVYEALPEELIFRGYIYRNLADAVAPWVAAIVQALLFSFFGTALWVISAGWGVFLERSVLFFSMAVVVGLLRVMSGSVWGPIGFHLAFQVTMQLFLSPRYATVHVDDEAIFTIATAVVAFCAATTVAGFLWRGPVNWSEPEAEEPASSPGESPQGSRASSSPRGS, from the coding sequence ATGAGCGACTCGGCGCAGGTCTCGAAACGGGAATCTCCTCGTCTGCCCCTTGCGGCGAGGCTGGCGCTGGCCGTCCTCGGCTGTCTCGTCATCTGGGTCGCCGTGACTCAGCTGACGGGTCTCTGGTGGGGACAGGAGTCGCTGGGTCGGCATGTGTCCAACGCGGTGGGAGTGACGCTGCTGGCCGTGCCGATGGTCCTGATCCTCTGCCGGCAGGTGGATAGGCGCCCGCTCTCGTCCCTCGGCCTGTCCGGGGGTGGCGGAGCCCTGAAGGACATGCTGCGTGGCGCCCTCACCTGGGTGCTGCCGGCCGGGATCGGACTGGCAGCGGTGGTCCTCCTGGGCTGGATGGAGATCCGGGTCGAGGCGACGCCGGGGGAGCTGGTGGGCGCGGTGCTGCTGCTGGTCCTGCTGGTGTTCGTCTATGAGGCTCTCCCCGAGGAGCTCATCTTCCGAGGCTATATCTACAGGAATCTGGCGGACGCGGTGGCGCCCTGGGTGGCTGCCATCGTCCAGGCTCTGCTGTTCTCGTTCTTCGGCACCGCCCTGTGGGTGATCTCCGCCGGTTGGGGAGTGTTCCTCGAACGGTCGGTGCTGTTCTTCTCGATGGCTGTCGTGGTGGGGCTGCTGCGGGTGATGTCCGGTTCGGTGTGGGGCCCGATCGGATTCCACCTGGCCTTCCAGGTGACGATGCAGCTGTTCCTCTCCCCGCGCTATGCGACCGTCCACGTCGACGACGAAGCGATCTTCACGATCGCCACGGCGGTCGTGGCGTTCTGCGCGGCGACCACTGTCGCCGGTTTCCTGTGGCGGGGCCCGGTGAACTGGAGCGAACCGGAGGCGGAGGAACCGGCCTCGTCGCCGGGCGAATCACCTCAGGGCTCCAGGGCGTCTTCGAGCCCTCGAGGCAGCTGA
- a CDS encoding MFS transporter encodes MNSGPSPIHGRLWTSTTWPFIASVLALMTFIAFESFAITTVLPVAMAELGGPQWYALAYSSTITAALVGMIIGGDWCDRAGPHRPLLMGGALFLCGLALCVMAPDAGTFILGRILQGLGGGIDSVVLYVLIARHIPEAARPRMFGLLTAAWIVPSMAGPTIAGALTELTTWRTVFGLILAGATIALACLLRTTRQAPRTARVPPQAVFGRRAALSFVAASLLIVLHLGAQLDPPRSIPVVLGALVGLGVVAQKILPAGTLLLQGEPQRLIALRAVLGATVTTTDLYLTLYLQTERGHPPTIAGLVISVGALGWAGGAWLQGRFSSRHAVHRRLIAFATPLISAGPATALLHTAHVLPLWTVIAGCLAMGTGMGIVYPRLSSSTLSLTDAEQHGTYSSALQVGEGLTVGAATALTAVILASSLASSTSFTLVYAVLLTLSLGAILIAAPGRLPARG; translated from the coding sequence GTGAACTCAGGACCGAGCCCGATCCACGGACGCCTGTGGACGTCGACGACGTGGCCCTTCATCGCCAGTGTGCTGGCGCTGATGACCTTCATCGCGTTCGAGTCCTTCGCCATCACCACCGTGCTGCCGGTCGCGATGGCCGAACTCGGCGGTCCACAGTGGTATGCCCTCGCATACTCCTCCACCATCACGGCGGCCCTGGTGGGCATGATCATCGGTGGTGACTGGTGCGACCGGGCAGGCCCGCACCGGCCCCTCCTGATGGGCGGAGCTCTGTTTCTCTGCGGACTCGCCCTGTGCGTGATGGCTCCCGACGCCGGGACCTTCATCCTCGGGCGCATCCTCCAAGGACTGGGCGGCGGGATCGACTCGGTCGTCCTCTACGTGCTGATCGCCCGCCACATACCCGAAGCTGCCCGCCCTCGGATGTTCGGCCTGCTGACGGCTGCCTGGATCGTCCCTTCGATGGCAGGGCCCACGATCGCGGGGGCCCTCACGGAGCTGACGACGTGGCGAACGGTCTTCGGCCTCATCCTGGCAGGGGCCACGATCGCCCTGGCCTGCCTGCTCCGGACGACGCGGCAGGCTCCGCGCACCGCCCGGGTCCCGCCGCAGGCCGTGTTCGGCCGCAGAGCCGCTCTGTCGTTCGTGGCGGCGTCCCTCCTCATCGTCCTTCACCTCGGCGCGCAGCTCGATCCTCCGAGATCGATCCCGGTGGTGCTGGGTGCGCTGGTCGGACTCGGTGTCGTCGCGCAGAAGATCCTGCCCGCAGGGACGCTGCTGCTCCAGGGCGAACCGCAGCGCCTCATCGCCCTGAGAGCCGTCCTGGGAGCGACGGTCACCACCACGGATCTGTACCTGACCCTCTACCTCCAGACGGAACGCGGGCACCCGCCCACCATCGCCGGACTCGTGATCTCCGTCGGAGCGCTCGGCTGGGCCGGCGGCGCATGGCTGCAGGGACGATTCTCCAGCCGACATGCCGTCCATCGACGGTTGATCGCCTTCGCGACGCCGCTCATCTCAGCGGGCCCCGCCACCGCGCTGCTCCACACAGCCCACGTGCTCCCCCTGTGGACGGTCATCGCAGGGTGCCTCGCCATGGGCACCGGCATGGGGATCGTCTACCCGAGACTGTCCAGCTCCACCCTCTCCCTGACGGACGCCGAGCAGCACGGCACGTACAGTTCAGCGCTGCAGGTGGGTGAAGGGCTCACTGTGGGGGCGGCCACTGCGCTGACAGCGGTCATCCTGGCTTCCTCCCTCGCGTCCAGCACGTCCTTCACCTTGGTGTACGCAGTCCTCCTGACCCTTTCGCTGGGCGCCATCCTCATCGCAGCACCGGGCCGCCTGCCCGCCCGTGGGTGA
- the soxR gene encoding redox-sensitive transcriptional activator SoxR: MPQVHEDIIWLKPGQVAARAGVAVSALHYYESLGLIRSRRTGGNRREYRRETLRVLAFIRASQRVGISLDRIKEALDKLPEQGLPTKKDWSRISREWRDDLNDRIEHLTALRDRFSNCIGCGCLSLESCPYSNPDDVLGAGGPGAQRLLRSPRPAVSTDSSSAAAGEPRRRT, translated from the coding sequence ATGCCCCAGGTGCACGAGGACATCATCTGGCTCAAGCCTGGTCAGGTGGCGGCGCGCGCCGGGGTAGCAGTCTCGGCGCTGCACTACTACGAGTCGCTGGGGCTGATCCGCAGCCGGCGGACCGGGGGCAATCGGCGTGAGTATCGCCGAGAGACGCTCAGGGTTCTCGCCTTCATCCGGGCCTCACAGCGGGTCGGGATCTCGTTGGACCGCATCAAGGAGGCCCTGGACAAGCTTCCTGAGCAGGGGCTTCCGACCAAGAAGGACTGGTCGCGCATCTCGCGGGAATGGCGCGATGATCTCAATGACAGGATCGAGCACCTGACCGCGCTGCGTGACCGGTTCTCGAACTGCATCGGCTGTGGCTGTCTGTCCCTGGAGTCATGTCCGTACTCCAACCCGGATGACGTCCTCGGAGCTGGTGGGCCAGGAGCACAGCGGCTCCTCAGGTCCCCACGTCCGGCTGTCTCGACGGACAGCAGCAGCGCTGCGGCGGGGGAGCCCCGCAGGCGGACTTAG
- a CDS encoding EamA family transporter, protein MSTEALALVLTAAVFHATWNLAAKTSRGDTTVFVWLYFSLGGLLCLPVGLVQMLRTSASYGWELPGAALFTALLHVGYAMLLQTGYRRADLGVVYPVARGVGPVLTMVIAVGLLGERPETSALLGGLVVIGGILIVAGRRLFGGGKRVSAGLFYGTATGIAIAAYTVWDSFSMTRLDLEPILYFALSSVFQSLVMLPWVLRRRALIPATWRIDHRLVGIIGVLSPLAYILVLYAMTTTPVALVAPVRESSIVIGALLAWWLFKEPDPVRRVLGAVVVCAGVALIAG, encoded by the coding sequence GTGAGCACCGAGGCCCTGGCGCTCGTCCTGACCGCGGCAGTCTTCCATGCGACGTGGAACCTGGCGGCCAAGACATCCCGCGGCGACACCACCGTCTTCGTCTGGCTCTATTTCTCCCTGGGCGGGCTGCTCTGCCTCCCGGTGGGCCTGGTGCAGATGCTCCGCACGAGTGCGTCCTACGGCTGGGAGCTTCCGGGCGCCGCGCTGTTCACGGCTCTCCTGCACGTCGGCTATGCGATGCTGCTTCAGACCGGGTATCGGCGGGCCGACCTGGGCGTGGTCTACCCGGTGGCCCGAGGGGTCGGACCGGTGCTGACCATGGTCATCGCCGTCGGGCTGCTGGGTGAACGCCCGGAGACCTCCGCCCTGCTCGGCGGCCTCGTGGTCATCGGAGGAATCCTGATCGTCGCGGGCCGGCGGCTGTTCGGAGGCGGGAAGAGGGTCTCCGCGGGGCTCTTCTACGGAACGGCGACCGGAATCGCCATCGCCGCCTACACCGTGTGGGACAGCTTCTCCATGACCCGCCTCGATCTCGAGCCCATCCTGTACTTTGCGCTCAGCAGCGTCTTCCAATCACTGGTGATGCTGCCCTGGGTGCTGCGCAGAAGGGCCCTGATCCCCGCCACCTGGCGGATCGACCACAGACTCGTAGGCATCATCGGTGTCCTCTCACCCCTGGCCTACATCCTGGTGCTCTACGCGATGACGACGACGCCGGTCGCCCTGGTCGCGCCGGTCCGGGAGTCTTCCATCGTAATCGGTGCACTCCTGGCCTGGTGGCTGTTCAAGGAGCCCGACCCGGTGCGTCGCGTACTGGGCGCCGTCGTCGTCTGCGCCGGGGTGGCGCTGATCGCCGGATGA
- a CDS encoding LysR family transcriptional regulator, with the protein MSLDLTTLKTLRAVMEQGSFAAAGRDLGYTSSAVSQQMAGLERSLGLELFHREPRRIVPTGAAEYLYEHAAEVFRLIDQLQVDVERWSAGQEGRLRVGTYASAGGPIVAQAITRFLVRRRKVQISLDEGEPYELFPRVESGELDVALGFQYDLVPKQWSSAVELTEIGVEELHLIAPRHHRLASRDAVDLAELRLERWVTHTKETAASDCLTSFCGKAGFTPDVTFRSNNMDTIRGIVAEGLGVALIPALAHVDRERTIALPLTEQLPRRQIMAATRLGQRTPLASSFLDAVAHAVDTSMPRSPRSSPPGP; encoded by the coding sequence ATGTCCCTGGATCTGACGACCCTGAAGACCCTGCGTGCCGTGATGGAGCAGGGCTCCTTCGCCGCCGCCGGCCGCGACCTGGGCTACACCTCATCCGCGGTGTCGCAACAGATGGCTGGGCTTGAGAGGAGTCTCGGCCTGGAGCTCTTCCATCGGGAACCGCGGCGGATCGTTCCCACCGGGGCGGCAGAGTATCTCTACGAGCATGCAGCTGAGGTCTTCCGCCTGATCGATCAGCTCCAGGTCGATGTCGAACGCTGGTCAGCAGGTCAGGAGGGGAGGCTGCGGGTCGGCACCTACGCCTCCGCCGGCGGGCCGATCGTGGCGCAGGCGATCACACGGTTCCTCGTCCGCCGTCGGAAGGTGCAGATCTCACTGGACGAAGGCGAGCCCTACGAACTGTTCCCCCGCGTGGAGAGCGGAGAACTCGACGTCGCCCTGGGCTTCCAGTACGACCTGGTGCCGAAGCAGTGGTCCTCCGCCGTGGAGCTGACGGAGATCGGCGTCGAGGAGCTTCACCTGATCGCACCTCGTCATCACCGACTGGCCAGCCGTGACGCTGTGGACCTCGCGGAGCTGCGGCTCGAACGCTGGGTGACTCACACGAAGGAGACCGCGGCCAGCGACTGCCTCACGTCCTTCTGCGGAAAGGCAGGTTTCACCCCAGACGTCACCTTCCGCAGCAACAACATGGATACGATCCGAGGCATCGTGGCAGAAGGGCTCGGAGTGGCGCTCATTCCGGCGCTCGCCCATGTCGACCGCGAGAGGACCATCGCCCTTCCCCTCACCGAACAGCTGCCCCGTCGGCAGATCATGGCCGCCACCAGACTGGGACAGCGCACGCCGCTCGCCAGCTCCTTCCTCGATGCCGTGGCACACGCCGTAGACACCTCGATGCCGCGATCACCGCGAAGCTCGCCTCCGGGTCCCTGA
- a CDS encoding enoyl-CoA hydratase/isomerase family protein produces MGQVDLEITDGCAVVTLNNPTALNAWSRSMQQRVGELMAELDADDDVKGIVLTGAGDRAFCSGQDLNELETFTTDHVEGWLDTFYRVYNAVLGTSKPVVAALNGVTAGSGYQLALLCDLRIAHSGVRIGQPEVKSGIPSITGMYLTWQSLGHSKTTELMLTGRLMSAEEAHQLGLIAEILPQDEVLTRSKQLVDELARLPKQAFRLTKQRVHATLMPGLKEAFDAALASDRKAYDDGEPQATAGAFLSRGQETREGRGSGS; encoded by the coding sequence ATGGGCCAGGTAGACCTTGAGATCACTGACGGATGCGCCGTCGTGACTCTGAACAACCCGACGGCGCTCAACGCCTGGAGCCGCAGCATGCAGCAACGGGTCGGGGAGCTGATGGCCGAACTGGATGCAGACGACGACGTCAAGGGGATCGTCCTCACCGGCGCCGGTGACCGTGCCTTCTGCTCCGGTCAGGACCTGAACGAGCTGGAGACCTTCACCACCGACCACGTCGAAGGGTGGCTCGACACGTTCTACCGCGTCTACAACGCCGTACTGGGCACCTCGAAGCCGGTGGTCGCCGCGCTCAACGGCGTCACCGCGGGCTCCGGCTACCAGTTGGCTCTGCTCTGCGATCTGCGCATCGCCCACTCCGGGGTCCGCATCGGCCAGCCGGAGGTGAAGTCAGGCATCCCCAGCATCACCGGGATGTACCTGACCTGGCAGTCGCTGGGCCACAGCAAGACCACCGAGCTGATGCTGACCGGCAGGTTGATGTCAGCGGAGGAGGCCCACCAGCTGGGACTGATCGCAGAGATCCTGCCCCAGGATGAGGTCCTCACCCGCAGCAAGCAGCTGGTCGACGAGCTCGCGCGCCTTCCGAAGCAGGCTTTCCGGCTCACGAAGCAGCGGGTCCACGCCACGTTGATGCCGGGGCTGAAGGAGGCCTTCGACGCCGCCCTGGCCTCGGACAGGAAGGCCTACGACGACGGAGAACCTCAGGCGACCGCCGGCGCGTTCCTCTCCCGCGGGCAGGAGACGCGCGAGGGCAGGGGGTCCGGCAGCTGA